The Fragaria vesca subsp. vesca linkage group LG2, FraVesHawaii_1.0, whole genome shotgun sequence genome includes a window with the following:
- the LOC101309497 gene encoding uncharacterized protein LOC101309497, which produces MVEVSERGVKEEEIELDLGLSIGSASFRRSEKPKLDGGDTRENEYQTVAVVRSSSTVSPPMTLSEAESDVLDPLARREIQALRRQEAKRKREEKKTRALIGEQQQPPAKKNGVLSQDDNAGNVEHHHYPVGPVQYPYAPVQFIPYSNGFAYPCVVPCWAPNGGGGGGFRQFQDLGNNGCNPEQNGKTASLNNGSPICSSSTVSEHYSAASHEGGSSDAKSHSSRLSGSIGSDHTATSHSIESNHYLVIRPTKEEPAPEITEPVPIAKPISSNEECPPPPLKETKMEPPKPKTENIKNREKTPSMPQMPYVSTTGNGPNGKTVHGFLYRYSKSDISIVCVCHGSTFSPAEFVQHAGGADVSQPLRHITVIPSAFG; this is translated from the exons ATGGTGGAGGTTTCTGAACGAGGGGTGAAGGAGGAGGAGATTGAGCTGGATTTAGGCTTGTCGATCGGAAGCGCCAGTTTTAGAAGATCTGAGAAACCGAAACTCGACGGAGGAGATACGAGGGAGAATGAATATCAAACGGTTGCGGTTGTGAGATCGAGCAGCACGGTGTCGCCGCCGATGACGTTGTCCGAGGCGGAAAGCGACGTTCTGGATCCGCTGGCGAGAAGGGAGATACAGGCGCTGCGGAGGCAAGAGGCCAAGAGGAAGCGAGAGGAGAAGAAGACGAGAGCACTAATCGGAGAACAGCAACAACCGCCGGCGAAAAAGAATGGTGTGTTATCTCAGGACGATAACGCCGGAAACGTTGAGCACCACCATTACCCAGTTGGACCGGTGCAGTACCCGTACGCGCCGGTTCAGTTCATCCCGTACTCAAACGGGTTCGCTTATCCGTGTGTGGTGCCTTGTTGGGCGCCCAACGGCGGCGGCGGTGGTGGTTTCAGGCAGTTTCAGGATTTGGGGAATAACGGGTGCAACCCGGAGCAGAATGGCAAAACGGCGTCGTTGAATAATGGGTCTCCGATTTGTAGCTCCTCTACCGTTTCAGAACATTACAGCGCAGCTTCTCATGAAG GTGGAAGCAGTGATGCAAAAAGCCATTCAAGCCGTTTGAGTGGTTCAATTGGGTCTGACCATACAGCAACCTCTCACTCCATCGAATCTAATCATTATTTGGTGATTCGACCCACCAAAGAAGAACCCGCACCGGAAATTACAGAACCGGTTCCGATTGCGAAACCCATCTCATCTAATGAAGAATGCCCTCCTCCTCCATTGAAAGAAACCAAGATGGAACCTCCAAAACCCAAAACCGAAAATATTAAAAACAGAGAGAAGACTCCTTCGATGCCACAAATGCCGTATGTGTCCACCACCGGAAATGGACCAAATGGGAAAACGGTTCATGGGTTCTTGTATAGATACTCGAAGTCTGATATCAGCATCGTATGCGTCTGCCATGGAAGCACATTCTCCCCGGCTGAGTTTGTGCAGCATGCCGGCGGCGCCGATGTTTCACAGCCTCTCAGGCACATTACAGTAATCCCATCTGCTTTTGGATGA
- the LOC101309784 gene encoding ras GTPase-activating protein-binding protein 1-like: protein MASPQQVAPSADVVGNAFVLQYYHILEKSPEHVYRFYQDDSKFGRPEGNGMMNTVTTMDIINRKIVENGKLSANVVTVDAQESFNRGVFVLVTGFIIGMDSLKKKFTQSFFLAPQDKGGFYVLNDVFRYVDDSVNQDTDHGSVADVEAPLNSEQEPSLPDSHVSEPVTAVPEDVTEEKREVPIEVEEIPEIVDEIPDDSEVVPESGYSEPVVVMVESDKPASVVDDAKYSATVVAEAEQSVPVVAESVLSAPVVVRAIPKSEEVPKKSYASIVKVMKESALPFSAPAHATVRAISKSQEPRAVAAPQPAPVTETVVSSTNAKEDGNQLEAEVEGHSIYIKGLPYNATHDIIENEFKKFGSIKNGGIQVRSQKGFGFGFVEFENASAVQSALEASPIMINGRQVVVEEKRSTSRGGSRGRFSSGRGTGYRNEGSNGYRNEGPNGYRNDGPNVGYRNDAPNGYRGDGPRGRGGYGGGRGYGRSDFKSEFGGRNTGRGGSSGRGGDGFQRSENGGRVNRAGGPAVNAAPKTSAPRVSASA, encoded by the exons ATGGCGTCTCCGCAGCAAGTAGCCCCTAGCGCCGATGTG GTTGGCAATGCATTTGTCCTTCAGTACTACCATATCTTGGAGAAGTCTCCAGAGCACGTTTACCGATTTTATCAAGATGATAGCAAGTTTGGTCGCCCCGAGGGTAATGGGATGATGAATACTGTAACCACCATGGAT ATAATCAACAGGAAAATAGTTGAGAATGGGAAGCTCAGTGCAAATGTTGTAACTGTGGATGCTCAAGAATCTTTTAATCGGGGTGTATTTGTCCTTGTGACTGGGTTTATAATTGGAATGGACAGTTTGAAGAAGAAATTTACCCAAAGCTTTTTCTTGGCACCACAAGACAAAGGCGGCTTCTATGTTCTGAATGATGTCTTCAGATATGTGGATGATTCTGTTAACCAAGATACAGACCATGGATCAGTTGCCGATGTTGAAGCTCCTCTTAATTCGGAGCAAG AACCTTCTTTGCCAGACAGTCATGTTTCTGAGCCTGTAACTGCTGTTCCTGAAGATGTCACCGAGGAGAAGAGAGAAGTCCCAATTGAAGTAGAGGAAATACCTGAAATCGTCGATGAAATCCCAGATGATTCAGAGGTTGTGCCTGAATCTGGATACTCGGAACCAGTTGTGGTCATGGTGGAATCTGACAAACCCGCATCGGTGGTGGACGATGCTAAATACTCAGCAACTGTGGTCGCTGAAGCTGAACAGTCTGTGCCGGTGGTGGCGGAATCTGTACTTTCGGCACCGGTGGTGGTCAGAGCTATTCCTAAATCTGAAGAAGTGCCTAAGAAGTCATATGCCTCAATT GTAAAGGTTATGAAGGAGAGTGCTCTACCATTTTCTGCTCCTGCACATGCTACTGTGAGAGCCATTTCAAAGTCCCAAGAGCCGCGGGCCGTTGCTGCTCCACAACCTGCTCCAGTTACCGAAACAGTAGTTTCCAGCACAAATGCTAAAGAAGATGGGAACCAACTAGAGGCCGAAG TTGAAGGGCACTCTATCTACATCAAAGGTCTGCCTTATAATGCCACACATGATATAATAGAGAATGAATTTAAAAAGTTTGGATCCATCAAGAACGGCGGAATACAAGTTAGAAGTCAAAAG GGCTTTGGTTTTGGCTTTGTGGAATTCGAGAATGCAAGTGCTGTACAAAGTGCACTAGAG GCTTCACCCATCATGATTAATGGACGTCAAGTTGTTGTCGAGGAAAAGAGATCTACAAGTCGAG GGGGGAGTAGGGGAAGATTTTCATCTGGAAGGGGGACTGGATACAGGAACGAAGGATCTAATGGGTACAGGAATGAGGGACCTAATGGGTACAGGAATGATGGACCTAATGTTGGATACCGGAATGATGCACCTAATGGGTACCGGGGGGATGGACCAAGAGGACGTGGAGGCTATGGAGGTGGTAGAGGTTATGGCCGCAGCGATTTCAAGTCCGAATTTGGAGGAAGGAATACAGGTAGGGGAGGATCATCGGGCCGTGGAGGTGATGGGTTTCAGAGGTCTGAGAATGGTGGTCGTGTGAATCGTGCTGGTGGACCGGCTGTTAATGCAGCACCCAAAACTTCAGCTCCCCGGGTGTCTGCTTCTGCTTGA
- the LOC101310073 gene encoding uncharacterized protein LOC101310073: MTRNQFSSGLESANLVVTSDPVHQAWSAIEKQKQINPNAEPTLCNVIQESNLTIIAFGNPLDSLQGQESLVSSSTLKASSFTDFEFLSNKSNESFSVNQAAMKLFRSNYDELNQKKTELTKLSESSLIIITGQSMGGTVATLFTLWLLKEPDLLKTKRPLCITFGSPLVGDEHLRQCVLQFTTLKSCFLHVVVSNQDPARKLFVTQYSGAYKPIGSFLLCSSSGCACSEDQNLILEQLMTINLQNGENQDSNCEWHYGQILEELKRKALFNRSTRFIEGETDPLQASIITQLLAIGVLAQQQPGTEMKILIGRMKKHETELLIQKKKNSGSDRKLNKMKTCLALFEWYRKESNILNVGYYDMYKKQCNPSDINVNEYKKRLWNFWEDSVTEAENKPQLEGAPFMVRWLWAGTNYRRMVEPLHIAEFYKKSGARDYKNGGKRPKHFILLEKWLKKKETEKPKPKRQMPATVTEDSCFWAEVEEAIILCNLLQNGESITDAEKITYKEDLKKFEDYVWDVIDNYTVCPDIFLAKGTFMRWWKEYKGIVGSSYSSQLADYMNTRTYLKYT, from the exons ATGACTCGTAACCA ATTCAGTAGCGGTTTAGAATCTGCAAACTTGGTGGTGACGTCTGATCCGGTACACCAAGCATGGAGTGCGATTGAGAAACAAAAGCAGATTAATCCAAATGCAGAACCAACTTTGTGCAATGTAATCCAAGAATCAAATCTTACCATCATAGCTTTTGGCAATCCACTTGACTCTCTTCAGGGACAAGAGAGCTTGGTTTCATCATCAACCCTGAAAGCCAGCAGTTTCACTGACTTTGAGTTTCTAAGCAACAAAAGCAACGAAAGTTTCTCAGTCAATCAAGCGGCAATGAAGCTCTTTCGCTCCAACTACGATGAGTTGAATCAGAAGAAAACTGAG CTGACAAAGCTTAGCGAGAGTTCACTAATAATCATCACCGGACAATCTATGGGAGGCACTGTGGCTACGCTCTTCACCTTATGGTTGTTGAAAGAGCCCGATTTATTGAAAACCAAACGTCCCCTTTGCATTACTTTTGGCTCACCCCTTGTTGGCGATGAACACCTCCGACAATGTGTGTTACAATTCACAACATTGAAATCTTGTTTCTTACATGTAGTCGTCTCTAACCAAGATCCTGCACGTAAACTTTTTGTAACCCAATATAGTGGTGCTTATAAGCCTATAGGGTCATTTCTATTATGCTCTTCATCCGGATGTGCTTGCTCTGAAGACCAAAATCTCATTTTGGAGCAGTTGATGACAATCAATCTTCAAAATGGAGAAAACCAAGACTCTAATTGTGAATGGCATTATGGTCAAATTTTGGAAGAACTCAAGCGTAAGGCGTTATTTAACCGCAGTACCAGGTTTATTGAAGGGGAAACAGATCCACTTCAAGCAAGCATTATCACACAACTACTTGCAATTGGAGTTCTCGCACAG CAACAACCAGGTACAGAGATGAAGATTCTTATCGGAAGAATGAAAAAACATGAAACAGAGTTATTAATTCAGAAGAAGAAGAATTCGGGTTCAGACAGGAAACTAAATAAAATGAAAACGTGCTTGGCCTTATTCGAGTGGTACAGGAAGGAGTCGAATATTTTGAACGTCGGATACTATGACATGTACAAAAAGCAGTGCAATCCAAGCGACATCAATGTCAATGAGTACAAGAAAAGGCTTTGGAATTTCTGGGAGGACTCGGTTACAGAAGCAGAGAATAAGCCTCAGCTGGAAGGAGCTCCCTTTATGGTTCGTTGGCTTTGGGCAGGTACAAACTACAGAAGGATGGTTGAACCACTTCACATTGCAGAGTTCTACAAGAAAAGTGGTGCGAGAGATTACAAAAATGGTGGGAAAAGGCCTAAACATTTCATTTTGTTGGAGAAATGGCTTAAGAAGAAGGAAACAGAGAAACCAAAACCTAAAAGACAGATGCCTGCCACTGTAACCGAGGATTCTTGTTTCTGGGCAGAAGTAGAGGAGGCCATTATCTTATGCAACCTTTTGCAGAATGGAGAATCTATTACTGATGCAGAGAAAATAACATACAAGGAAGACTTGAAGAAGTTTGAGGACTATGTGTGGGATGTGATCGACAACTATACAGTGTGTCCCGATATTTTCCTGGCGAAGGGCACTTTTATGCGATGGTGGAAGGAGTACAAGGGAATTGTTGGAAGTTCTTACTCGTCACAGCTCGCCGACTACATGAATACTCGCACGTACCTCAAGTATACATAA
- the LOC101310365 gene encoding galacturonosyltransferase 8-like, which produces MAYPRLSGTATRGGASSSFRLLALAITASAVIFFFSSLTFVFTPSTGDSSDLDSLGFNSGSFGLGSTRRSVLALKSDPLKPRLDQIRKQAEDHRTLALAYASYARKLKLENAKLVRIFADLSRNYSDLMNKPSYRALFESDGLSIDESVLRQFEKEVKERIKVTRQVIAEAKESFDNQLKIQKLKDTIFQVNEQLTKAKKQGAFSSLIAAKSIPKSLHCVAMRLMEERIAHPEKYTDEGKPTPPELEDPSLYHYAIFSDNVIAASVVVNSAVKNAKEPWKHVFHVVTDKMNLGAMQVMFKLKEYNGARVEVKAVEDYKFLNSSYVPVLKQLENAKLQQFYFENKLENATKDTTNMKFRNPKYLSILNHLRFYLPEMYPKLNRILFLDDDIVVQKDLTGLWKIDMDGKVNGAVETCFGSFHRYAQYMNFSHPLIKEKFNPNACAWAYGMNFFDLDAWRRVNCTADYHYWQNLNENRTLWKLGTLPPGLITFYSTTKPLDKSWHVLGLGYNPSISMDEIRNAAVVHFNGNMKPWLDIAMNQFKPIWEKHVDYDLEFVQGCNFGM; this is translated from the exons ATGGCGTACCCTCGACTCTCCGGCACCGCCACCAGAGGCGGAGCATCCTCCTCTTTCAGACTACTTGCCCTCGCCATTACCGCCTCCGCCGTCATCTTCTTCTTCTCCTCCCTCACTTTCGTCTTCACTCCCTCCACCGGCGACTCCTCCGATCTCGACTCCTTG GGTTTCAATTCTGGTTCTTTTGGATTGGGATCGACAAGAAGGTCGGTGCTGGCTTTGAAATCCGACCCGTTAAAGCCCCGGCTGGACCAGATCCGGAAGCAGGCCGAGGATCATCGAACTCTAGCCCTAGCTTATGCCAGCTATGCTCGGAAGCTGAAGCTCGAGAACGCCAAGCTGGTCAGGATCTTCGCTGATCTCTCTCGGAACTACTCCGATCTCATGAACAAGCCGTCGTACCGGGCTCTTTTCGAGTCCGATGGGCTCTCCATTGATGAATCGGTGTTGCGGCAGTTCGAGAAGGAAGTGAAGGAGCGGATTAAGGTCACTAGGCAAGTGATCGCCGAGGCGAAAGAGTCTTTCGATAACCAGCTCAAGATTCAGAAGCTGAAAGATACTATTTTTCAAGTGAATGAGCAGCTGACCAAGGCCAAGAAGCAGGGGGCTTTCTCCAGCTTGATTGCCGCCAAGTCGATCCCCAAAAGCTTGCATTGTGTGGCAATGCGGTTGATGGAGGAGCGGATTGCGCATCCGGAGAAGTATACGGATGAAGGGAAGCCGACGCCGCCGGAGTTGGAGGATCCGAGTTTGTACCATTATGCTATATTTTCGGATAATGTAATTGCCGCGTCTGTGGTGGTGAATTCGGCAGTGAAAAATGCCAAGGAGCCTTGGAAGCATGTGTTCCATGTGGTGACTGATAAGATGAATCTTGGAGCGATGCAGGTTATGTTCAAGTTGAAGGAGTACAATGGGGCAAGAGTTGAGGTGAAGGCTGTGGAGGATTACAAGTTCTTGAATTCTTCGTATGTGCCGGTGCTTAAGCAATTAGAGAATGCAAAGTTGCAACAGTTTTACTTTGAGAATAAGCTCGAGAATGCAACCAAAGACACAACAAACATGAAGTTTAGGAACCCTAAGTATTTGTCCATATTGAACCACTTGAGGTTTTATTTGCCTGAAATGTATCCAAAGTTGAACAGAATTCTGTTTTTGGATGATGATATCGTGGTTCAAAAGGACTTAACTGGGTTGTGGAAGATTGATATGGATGGGAAGGTGAATGGGGCGGTTGAGACATGTTTTGGGTCCTTCCATCGTTATGCACAGTACATGAATTTCTCACACCCATTGATCAAGGAGAAGTTTAATCCCAATGCCTGCGCTTGGGCTTATGGAATGAATTTCTTTGATTTGGATGCTTGGCGAAGGGTGAACTGCACAGCGGATTATCACTACTGGCAGAATCTG AACGAGAATCGTACCTTGTGGAAATTGGGGACTTTACCCCCAGGTTTGATCACATTTTACTCAACTACAAAGCCACTGGACAAGTCATGGCATGTTCTGGGACTTGGCTATAACCCAAGCATCAGCATGGATGAGATTCGCAATGCTGCAGTCGTGCACTTTAATGGGAATATGAAGCCTTGGCTTGATATTGCCATGAACCAGTTCAAGCCAATCTGGGAGAAACATGTGGATTATGATTTAGAGTTTGTTCAGGGCTGCAACTTCGGGATGTAA